In Mus pahari unplaced genomic scaffold, PAHARI_EIJ_v1.1 scaffold_6677_1, whole genome shotgun sequence, the genomic stretch tcttctgtctgtcccgaagctgtgtagcatCTGCAGTCCACACTGTTGCTAGAGCTGACTGGAGCCCAAGctaaccggagcaaagatggctttcctTCCAGcacaggccttgagactcctcccgggcggacaccccgccttgggagggaaaggtgctgggtgactgaaGCCAGAAAcaggacccctcccagaagctgtgttacttctgcaggccgccctctccctggcagtgcacaggagcaaagatggctctcctacaggTTCTGGTtccggccttgagactgctcccaggcagacacccctcctcaggcaggaaaggtgacagatgactggaaccagaaatgggatccttcccagaagctgtgtcacttctccagcagAGCACCGGAGCCGAGTTATATGAGATGCTTTAGATATTCATCACAATCCCAAGCCATGACTATCAACAGTTTCATTAAATAGATTAAGAGACTGAGGCTTTGGGAGGTTCCGTAACTTAAGAAGAGTACACAGGATCTGACCACTGAACTTAGGACCCACATCCCAGCCTTGTTTTATTTAAACTAGAGTGTTCtacttcattttatgtatatgggtctTTGCCTATATGATGCTTGCTTAACATGTGTAAGTCTGGCCTGTGGAGGTGAGAGAAAGAGTCAAATCCTATGGAACTAGGGTTAGACACAACTTTGAACTGTCTGGTCCCCTTGGAAACCACATAGTGCTTCACCTTTCAGCCATCCCCTCAGTCTGTATATTCCATTTCTGCCTCTATCGCTGGCATGTGTCAGGCAACACACAGAATAATGGATTCTCTTACAGCCTCCACCATGTGGATAATTCCAGGGCAGAACCAAAGTTGGGTCACTGAGTTCATCCTGATTGGCTTCTCCAGTGACCCTATGACCAACAATATCCTCTTCATTATCTTCCTTCTCATGTACCTGAGCTCAGTCCTGGGAAACAGGCTCATCATCATGCTGGTCTGCCTGGACACACAGCTGcacactcccatgtacttcttcctctgtaCCCTCTCCCTGTTGGATATGAGCTATGTCACCACCACCATGCCCCAGATGATGGTGCATCTTCTTGCTCGCTCTCGGACAATCTCCTTTGCTGGCTGCTGGTTGCAGATGTATGTGTTTGATGCCCTGAGTTTAACTGAGTGCATGGTTTTTGTTGTCATGGCTTATGACCGGTATGTGGCCATTTTCTACCCACAGTGCTATACTGTCATCCTCAACTGGGGCTTCTGCATATAGTTGGCAGGAGGGTCTTGGATATgtggattattttcttctttgttgcaCTTTCTTCACCATGAGTCTGCCATACTGTGGACCCAACAGGATCAACCACTACTTCTGTGAAAGTCCTTCAGTGCATAGCCTGGCTTGCATGGATACTCATGTCATTGAGATGGTGGACTTTGTATTGAgtgtttttgtggttgttattCCAATTTCCCTAATTGTGGCCTCCTACATTTGTATTGCCATGGCGATTCTGAAGATCACGTCCACCCAGGGCCACTGCAAGGCTTTCTCTACCTGTGCCTCCCACCTGACTGTGATCACATTCTTCTATGCTCCATCCACTTATATCTACATGAGGCCCAACTCCAGCTACTCCCCTGAGCGAGACAAGCAGATCTCACTCTTTTACAATGTCTTCATAGCTTTGCTCAACCCTGTGGTCTACAGTTTGAGAAACAAAGATATCAAGTGGGCATTTCTCAAGGTGATGAGACATGGTAGGGTGAAATGCTAAACAAGAATCCTGGGAAGCTGGAGTTTGAATGTTCACTGCTTAtgaaaaatacagtttttttcttttgtgaaactAATCTGTGTATTTGAACCAATGTAGTACTTAGTAATTggaacaaaacatcatgaaacCAACATTGCTGTCCTAAGGTGTCAGGTGTCACTAAGGTATAATTCCAAACACCTCAGTAATGTTACTGGATTTTAATGGCAATGGCAATGGTTCACTTGTTGCTCATGTTTTTAATTCTTGGGTGTGACCTTCTCTGTTCTCATGTCCATTCTTAAGGATGAATGTTATATCCAACATGTTAActggaccaaggcaacttttataaggacagcatttaattggggctggctctcAGATTCATTATCATcagggggcaggaaggagggcagTTTCctggaaggcatggtgcaggaggatctgagagNNNNNNNNNNNNNNNNNNNNNNNNNNNNNNNNNNNNNNNNNNNNNNNNNNNNNNNNNNNNNNNNNNNNNNNNNNNNNNNNNNNNNNNNNNNNNNNNNNNNNNNNNNNNNNNNNNNNNNNNNNNNNNNNNNNNNNNNNNNNNNNNNNNNNNNNNNNNNNNNNNNNNNNNNNNNNNNNNNNNNNNNNNNNNNNNNNNNNNNNNNNNNNNNNNNNNNNNNNNNNNNNNNNNNNNNNNNNNNNNNNNNNNNNNNNNNNNNNNNNNNNNNNNNNNNNNNNNNNNNNNNNNNNNNNNNNNNNNNNNNNNNNNNNNNNNNNNNNNNNNNNNNNNNNNNNNNNNNNNNNNNNNNNNNNNNNNNNNNNNNNNNNNNNNNNNNNNNNNNNNNNNNNNNNNNNNNNNNNNNNNNNNNNNNNNNNNNNNNNNNNNNNNNNNNNNNNNNNNNNNNNNNNNNNNNNNNNNNNNNNNNNNNNNNNNNNNNNNNNNNNNNNNNNNNNNNNNNNNNNNNNNNNNNNNNNNNNNNNNNNNNNNNNNNNNNNNNNNNNNNNNNNNNNNNNNNNNNNNNNNNNNNNNNNNNNNNNNNNNNNNNNNNNNNNNNNNNNNNNNNNNNNNNNNNNNNNNNNNNNNNNNNNNNNNNNNNNNNNNNNNNNNNNNNNNNNNNNNNNNNNNNNNNNNNNNNNNNNNNNNNNNNNNNNNNNNNNNNNNNNNNNNNNNNNNNNNNNNNNNNNNNNNNNNNNNNNNNNNNNNNNNNNNNNNNNNNNNNNNNNNNNNNNNNNNNNNNNNNNNNNNNNNNNNNNNNNNNNNNNNNNNNNNNNNNNNNNNNNNNNNNNNNNNNNNNNNNNNNNNNNNNNNNNNNNNNNNNNNNNNNNNNNNNNNNNNNNNNNNNNNNNNNNNNNNNNNNNNNNNNNNNNNNNNNNNNNNNNNNNNNNNNNNNNNNNNNNNNNNNNNNNNNNNNNNNNNNNNNNNNNNNNNNNNNNNNNNNNNNNNNNNNNNNNNNNNNNNNNNNNNNNNNNNNNNNNNNNNNNNNNNNNNNNNNNNNNNNNNNNNNNNNNNNNNNNNNNNNNNNNNNNNNNNNNNNNNNNNNNNNNNNNNNNNNNNNNNNNNNNNNNNNNNNNNNNNNNNNNNNNNNNNNNNNNNNNNNNNNNNNNNNNNNNNNNNNNNNNNNNNNNNNNNNNNNNNNNNNNNNNNNNNNNNNNNNNNNNNNNNNNNNNNNNNNNNNNNNNNNNNNNNNNNNNNNNNNNNNNNNNNNNNNNNNNNNNNNNNNNNNNNNNNNNNNNNNNNNNNNNNNNNNNNNNNNNNNNNNNNNNNNNNNNNNNNNNNNNNNNNNNNNNNNNNNNNNNNNNNNNNNNNNNNNNNNNNNNNNNNNNNNNNNNNNNNNNNNNNNNNNNNNNNNNNNNNNNNNNNNNNNNNNNNNNNNNNNNNNNNNNNNNNNNNNNNNNNNNNNNNNNNNNNNNNNNNNNNNNNNNNNNNNNNNNNNNNNNNNNNNNNNNNNNNNNNNNNNNNNNNNNNNNNNNNNNNNNNNNNNNNNNNNNNNNNNNNNNNNNNNNNNNNNNNNNNNNNNNNNNNNNNNNNNNNNNNNNNNNNNNNNNNNNNNNNNNNNNNNNNNNNNNNNNNNNNNNNNNNNNNNNNNNNNNNNNNNNNNNNNNNNNNNNNNNNNNNNNNNNNNNNNNNNNNNNNNNNNNNNNNNNNNNNNNNNNNNNNNNNNNNNNNNNNNNNNNNNNNNNNNNNNNNNNNNNNNNNNNNNNNNNNNNNNNNNNNNNNNNNNNNNNNNNNNNNNNNNNNNNNNNNNNNNNNNNNNNNNNNNNNNNNNNNNNNNNNNNNNNNNNNNNNNNNNNNNNNNNNNNNNttgaaatgtaaataaataaaatatccaataaaaaataatgggGACCTAAGTTGAAATAAATGATTGGTCCTGGTTTTCATATCCAGGTTCCTCCTAGATAGTAACTATTATAAGCCATCACAGAAGTCTTGATTCTTCTGTTCCTGTGGTACCATAAATTTGAAGATTATTAGTTCCCAATATAAACAGGTATCAATGACAGAGTCAAGGATTTAACTCAGGATACAACTCTAGGGggaatataagagccagagataaCCCTGTAAGGCCCACATGCACAACGACAAGGTAATGTCCTGGGTTTGGGGGAGTAACAAGCCACAGTTTTTTCATTAGGTTCTTAAGGGCTACAATTCCCTGGGTGAGATCCCTCACTCAGCCATTAGCGGACTGGCACTGCTGACCACCATTGATAACTTGTTATGCAGGATTCTTAAATGCCCATGTGGTCATTCTGGCTCAGGTCCTGGAGACACAGTTGAGGAAGTGACACTAAACATGGTGTCACTGGGAGTCAGGGAGGGTCTGGGAACTTACTGATAGTGTCAGGCATTGACTCATTCACCTACTTTGCCCTGAGCTGTTCATCTTCCCAGATTAGGTATAAAATGTAGGTCATCATTTCTCCATTTGCCTGATGTTTTCTCCTGCTCTTTCCCCCAAGAGTCTCTTACAAGGAGTGTGCTTGTTGAGAGCATTCAGGGAATCCCTACTGGGAACAGAAATGGCCCTTTCCCAATTCTCCTGGGAAGGCTAAGAGAGAAGGCAGGATGCTAAAGTCACAGCAGCTTGTACCACGGGGAAAAGGTTGGCAAGTCTGAGACTCAGTTTGTTGTGCAGGTTCACCACCCTCAGAAGGCTCAGCCTGCTTGGAAACTCAGCTGGCTGAACTATCAGAAACCTTGGATATGTTCTGTGTTCTTGGGTGCCTAAAATATCACATCTCTGGATCcagttgttttggggttttcctGGTTAGTTACTGCCACGAGAACAAGAAGCAGCCATTCAGTGACACCTAGTTGGACCCATGAGGGGTAAGTTGGTCACTAGTCTTAGACTTCCTGGGGGGGATACAGGAATCACATGAAGCTGAAGATCAGAAGTAGCCAGACACCCCTTTCAACTGTGTACATGTCACCATAGACCTGGAACCCTGCCCCTtattgccttttcttcttccttaaccCTGGTCTATCACACCCTCATGCCCtttattccttcctcttcctcttccttcctcctttctacaTTTAATGTTTCCTAACAGTTTGTTTCCTGCCATGCTCTAGGTCGGTACAAGACACAATGGTGCAGTGTTGTTCTGAGCTCAAGGATCTTATGTGAGGCTGAAAGCCATAGCCATGAGTACAGTGATGGTCTCTTAGAAAGAGCATTCCTCCACTCAGAAGGGCAGCTGGATGTGATATTAAAGCAGTTTGGTCTTGAATGGGAGATAGATTTCATGGTGCCTTGCCTGGTGTTTTGCTCTATGGGTGATGCTACACTTCAAATTCTCACTTTAAGCACTACAACAGtaaaattatatgatttttttctttctgagactgagTAAAACCAGGTAGCCCTCTTTTTTGCTCATAACTCATAATatgtctgtctttgctttcatAATGTTGGAACTGATGATCTGTATCACGAGGCTTATTTGGATAttataaaggaagacacagaCTGCTGGACAGGCAAGTCAATAAAGACCATAGTTGACCAAATCATtttcctctatctctgtctctatctgtctctgccttgctgattttgtattttttatgtcAGCCAGTCAGAcgttctgtgtgtctgtttcttttcctctccccctgtttccaagtctctgtctttctgagtctctgtatttctctctttgtctctgtctctgacactcttatatacacagagagagggggaaagggagagagaggaggaagaggggaagaggagcatcagcagaaggtggaggaagaagaggatgggaagaaggacaagaaggaggaggaggaggagagggaagaggagggagaggaagaggagggggcttTTACCAAAATGTACTTAACTCCAGAATACTTACAATTTACCAAATCCCTTCCCATtgtttccttctgcctttcaATGCATCCCCCAGAGCCTCCCACACTCAGACATGAGGGAAATCTCACCAGGAGAGCTGCTCTGTGGCTACTCATCCACCTCTGTCCTAGGAGCTCTGGTCTGTGCTCAACGAGATGGACACTGGGAAGACTTTGTCTTCACCTCCCACTGGAGAGCCTTGTGCCAGAGCAGAGAAGGTAGTGACTGAGACAGGCTCTGAGGCCAGACCTtccaaactccaaattctgccaTGGTGACCTTGTAATCTGGAACAAACTCCCCTCTCTGGAACTTAGGTTTTTACATATAGCACATGGGTAAAATCCTTTCTTCAGTGTTTGCCTAAAACTAGTGGAACAATGGCTGGAATATACAAATTACCCAAAATAAATATTAGTTGCTTTATTATTACAAAGGAAGAGAACCACACATGCTACCATACTCTACCATAGATAATTTGTTCTCACTTGTCTGGGAATTCAGTTACTACTAGTGGGAAGATCCCACTAGGATTCTTCAAATTTTATCTGACTAATGAACAAGAGCTACAGGATTTATCTCAACTGAGTTGGGTCTGGGAGGTGGCAGCACAGCAGGCAAGGCTTCCTGGCCAAATTGAGTTCTGGTGTGTGGGCATCACTGGGCAGGTGTTGGTCACCTCTCCATAGTGAGATGCTAGGTGTGTGCCTTGAGGTTTGAAAGAGGCAGAAGTGTCCAAGGCACCAGGAGCCTTTGCATAGGGATGTGAGTgtagagagaaggatggaggagacAGCTGTGTGCTGAGGCTGAAGTCTTCAGTGAGTCGAGCACTGGGATTGACTATTGTCATTCTGGTAGGTGAGTGGGATGACAGGAGCCTGTGTGGCTGTTTACACTGAAGTCTCACAGGTTAATTTCCACAGATCGGCCATCTGCATCATTCACCACTCAGTCAGGACACAGGAAGAACCCTAATTTGAGCAGGGAGACTACAATATAAAAACTTGCTAGTTGATAAAAAGTAGATTAGAAAAGAATCACTTAAgagtattgttttttaaaaaaaaaaagtacagaaataaCCAggcagaaaagcaaatgaaaccaCATTCAGACTCTACCTGTAGGCTGCAGGAGTGTGCACAGTGATGCTTACCCAACACAAAACACATAGATATTAGGGAATGGTGTGGTGAGAAAGGAACAGGGTAGCTGAGgcagacttttatttatttttctaaatatggtGTCTCGTGTAGCTTAGTCTAACTTGAGACTCATTATGGAGCCTAACCTACACAAGAACTCTTGATTGTCCTTCCTCTACTACTCAAGTGCTCTCATGACAGATGCATCACCACCTTATAGAACCTGTGTAATCTGGACAAAAATCCAGACTCTAATGGAGAGGCTGTTAAAGAATGTGCAGCCTGTTCATGAACACCACCTGACAGAGATTGCACGAAGGGTCCTCCATGTGGGGAAAACGATGCCTGGAGTGGGGCCAGGGCTGGACTGTAGACACAGCTGACAGGGAGCTATAGGTAGCTTCCTGGAAGTGTCAGGAGTCCAGTTGCTGAGAGAGTATGGGGAGACAGTGTGGCCCTTGTCATGCTGGGTATAGGTCCAGGGAGACCATGGAGTTGAGGCCTGACAGTCCTGACACATCCACTGGCTTTTGAGACCAGGGAGGGAAGACTCAAAGCAGCAGTGGCAGAAGGACCATCCTGCACTTGTTGGAGCTCAGAGCCTTCCACTGCCCTCTGTAGATGAAGCCTCAGGTTGCTCTAGCTGGTCAGGAAGAAAGAATTCCATGATGTAAGGAAAGGTCACTTATACACAGGACACAGGCTCTACAAGGTTGGTGGCCATTTCTGGTCTTCTGAGGCACCTATTGCTGGCTGGGTGAGTGACTGAAGTATACTATGGAGTGGAATGAGAGAGTGAGACAGTCTAGGACATTCCATGTGTTATATGGTGTTTCCAGAGTTAAGTGAGATACTTTAAATATTCACAATAATCTCAGGCTGTGTCATCAGCTTCATTCTATAGAAGAAGAGACTGAGATGTTGCGGGGGTGAAGCAACTTGGGTGGAAGAGTGTACAGAAACTGAGCAGTGTGCTTAGAATAACGACCCCAGCCTGTTGGCCTCTGTAGATGCCACTTTTCTGGGCTACCATGTATCAGGTGTTAAATAGATGGCTGGAATAATCTCACAGATCCCATACTTTGGATGATTCCAGGGCAGAACCAAAGCTGGGTCACTGAGTTCATCCTGCTTGGCTTCTCCAGTGACCCCATGACCAACAGCATCCTCTTCATTGTCTTTCTTCTCATCTACCTGAGCTCAGTCCTGGGCAACGGGCTCATCATCATGCTGGTCTGCCTGAACACACAGCTGcacactcccatgtacttcttcctctgtaCCCTCTCCTTGTTGGATATGGGCTATGTCACCACTACCATGCCCCAGATGTTGGTGCATCTTCTTGCTCACTCTCAGACCATCTCCTTTGTTGGTTGCTGGCTGCAGATGTTTGTGTTTGCTGCCCTGGGTACTTCTGAGAGCATCCTCTTTGTTGTGATGGCTTATGACCGGTATGTGGCCATTTGCTATCCACTGCGCTATACTATCATCCTCAACTGGAGCCTGTGTAAATGGTTGGCATCTGGGACCTGTGTCTGtggttttctctctgctttgctaCATACATTCTTTACCATGAGATTGCCATATTGTGGTCCCAACAAGGTCAACCATTACTTCTGTGAAAGTCCTTCAGTTCGTAGCCTGGCTTGCATGGATACTCACCTAATTGAGATGGTGGACTTTGTCTTGAGTGTCTTTTTGGTTGTTACTCCAATTTCCCTCATTGTGGCCTCCTACATTCGTATTGCCATGGCGATTCTGAAGATCAAGTCCACCCAGGGCCGCTGCAAGGCTTTCTCTACCTGTGCCTCCCACCTGATTGTGGTCACATTCTTCTATGCTCCAGCCACTTANATCTACNTNAGGCCCNACTCNAGCTACTCCCCTGAGCGAGACAAGCAGATCTCACTCTTTTACAATGTCTTCACAGCCTTGCTCAACCCTGTGGTCTACAGTCTGAGGAACAAGGACATCAAAAGGGCATTTCTCAAGGTGATGGGACATGGTAGGATGGACTGGTGAGCCAGCATCCTGGGAAACAGTAGTTAGTgtattctgcttgtggacgttgtacatcgtggtgcggagcctagtgcgcaccacgatgtacaacgtccacaagcagcggCACAATCTTGGTATTGTTATTTCCATGGTTCATCACTGGtctcatattttgtaaatattcgtTTTTCCTTATCTGCCTAAGGCAATCTAGAACTGTATCTGACTGGCTGTAATAAATATCTTATGGTCAATAACTTGAAAGGAAGAGGTGGACAATACTTCCCAGGAGAGAACAGGGTACACTCAGGTAAAGAACAAGGATGTAACTGGATGGAGGGaccagagtggagcagagaggtACTGCTAGCCACTTTTTTGATTTAAAAAGCCAGGATTATTTGGGTTAAGTTTAGAGTAGTCAGATGACTGCCAAGCAAAAGGCATAAACTTTCAAATACTCAGAATCTTCTGTGTCATTACTTACATCACCGGGGATCCAAGATAGTCCCAGTGTAATTTGGCCATGGTCTGCTATATATCGTTTTCTCTATCTAGAAGGCAGCATGTAACATGGTATAGTTCACAGAAAACAACAGCATGCTTATAAGCCAACACAAAATGTTAACTGTGGATAGCATGATAGTGGAGACTGTAGAAGGCTGAGGCACTAGGTGTAAGTAGcagtgtggagagcttttggggccGCTTCTAGGaacttggcaggaatttgacattgggtcAGGACAtagaagtaagttcaggcaggaatctgactttgaggtagaacaaagaagtaggcttcaggcaagaatttgactttgggctaggacagggaagtaggctaaGATagcttggtcatcctgataaggcCCTATATACTGTGATCTTTGTACTTTGTGCATTGCCTTAATTTTTCCTTGACTacttgtgtttattgtcttgcttgttccttaacCTACAACTGACcttattatttgtatgtaattaaaattgtataaaagcTGACTGGAAAAAATACACCTGTTTCAGCCTCTGAACAGGCTGAGGTCATTCTACAGTGTTGTcttattgtctttttcttttcaatcctcactccctcccttgaCACCTctttgactgactgagctggcttggtcatagCAGAGCATGTGTTGTCATGACAAAATTAAGCTGATAGTTTATGGGGAAAGAAGCAGTACAGaaccaataaaatacaaacttcATATATGAGTTCAGTGTGGTCTGTGGGTAACCATGGTGACCTCTCCTGTGAAATCATGAACTGCTGAAAGAGAAGGTGCTGGGTTCTCAATAGAACCTCCCAACGTCTGCTCTAAGCTGCAGACAGCATCGAAAGGTGCATCTCACCTTTGCCTGCTGCCCACTTGTTCCCTTTCTTCCCTATGGTGGTTGGGGATCCTGATAGCCTATCACCTTCAGAGTAGCTCTTCCCTGACCAATCAGCAAACTCCTCTCTGATTCAATGCCTGAACTGATTCAGTGCTCTTCCTAATGAGGCTTCAGTCACTTCAAACTTATTTGGTGTCCACATANTTTTGGGTAAAGTGTACTTTCCATTCATAGGTAACACTCATTACTATTGTTTACTTATATGTTTATCACAtatcctaggctagcctggaacttccCACATTCCTAAAGATAACCTTGAGTGTtttgatctccctgcctccacctctccagtgttGGAATCATAGGATGGGGCAGCCCNCCTGGGAGAACTTTTGGGGCACCCTACCTGGGGAAACTTTGGTTTCCTTGATAGTGTCATTTGATCATAAATTTGGTAAAACCCAATGCACacactttttttgagacaaattcaTCCTGTGTAGCCCTGNctcaaactcacaaagatcctccatCACTCCTACCCtagtaggtttttattttttatttattatttttattattacttattctctttacatcttAGTCACTTCCCTCCTCCCAAttactccctcccacaatcctttctctatccccttccccttctcctctgagcaggtgggggtccTCCTGGGAATCCTCGTACCCTGGCATGTCAAGTCTTTGTGAGGCTAGGCCcagcttctcccactgaagccagacaggcAGCTCACTAGAATAACATATCTCacctacaggcaacagctttggaaTAGTTCCCCCagccccctgctccagttgttcagaacccacatgaagaccaagctgcacacctgctacatatgtgtgaggaGGCCTAGACCCTGCCCATGAATCTTCTTTGGTTTGAGTTTAGTCACTAAGAATCCAAAGGGTCCAGggtaattgactctgttggtcttcctgtggagttcctctcccctttggggccctcaatctttcctccaactcttccataagagtcctccaatctccattcactgtttggctgtgagtgtgtgcatctgtctgagttggctgctgggtggagcctctcagaggatagtcatCTAGTCAATTAGTTTtatctttcattattttcaataGATCTAAAGAATTGTttcttgccaggcgtggtggctcacgcctttaatcccagcactcgggaggcagaggcaggcggatttctgagttcgaggccagtctggtctacaaagtgagttctaggacagccagggctatacagagaaaccctgtctcaaaaaaaaaaaaaaaaaaaaagaattgtttcttGATCCAGTGTCATGCAGATTTactcctgtgttttgtttttaacatttctttagattGGCAATGTCTTTcttacctaaaaaaaaataataataatatagttattgattatttgaaaatttccacCATGCACCCTGATTACACTTGGTTCTCAGTCCTCTCAGATACATGGTCCTGACACTCATAACCTCCCCCACAAACAGAGAAAAAgtaaatgggaaagaaaagaaaaagaatacaccAAGTCTAATTTGTGTTGTCCATGTACTCATTGGAACATTGTCAAACTCTCATGACCAGCCCATTAAAGATAGCTGAATCCTTCCCCACCAAGCCCCCTGCCTGGAAtcatcaactgtgaagagctacaaTTCAGCACCATGTCACAATTTTAAGGGCTCTTGTTAATGTCTTCCTTTCtgaactgtttctttttctttgggatGGGGTGGGTTGCGATGTTCTCACAGAAACCTTCAGTGCCTCTTGtcctcaactgtgagtctgcagttaCTCAAACCATTGCAAAAGAAGCTTCCTTAACCATTACATCTGGCAGCAGCCTGGATTACTGACTTCCATgtggtttctggtgacagcaAAGACCATGAACATCAGCAGGGCACTCACCTGAAACCTGGGCCATAacatcaacatggcctctggGGGCAGTATGATCAAAGGACATCAACATGTCTACAGGAGGCAGCACAGATCACGGACATTCAACATGGCCTCCAGTGGGATCACAGACCATGAATATCTGCAGAACATGGACATCCACATCTGGGAGTGGCAAAGAACACAGACTCCCATGTGGATCCATGAGGCAGCATGGCCCAAGCACATCAACATGGCTCCAGGCTGCAGCACAGACCAGGAATACCAACATCGTTTCAGGCAGTAGCAAAGACCCCAGAAAACAGCATGGCCTCAGGTGAAAGCACAGACCACAGATGACACATAGGCTATGTGTACCAACACAGACTGGAGTAGTATCATGGACCAAGGACACTGGCATGACCATGGCCATCAGCATGACCACCTGGGACAGCATGGACTATGAAGGTTTCTCCAGTATGCTTAGTCCAGGAAATAAACTGTCCCTGTTGGACATTTGTCATTGTTCAGAGCCAGGGCCATCATGAATCTGAGCATTGAGTACAGGGGCAGAACCTGAATAACCACTCTCTGgtgacaaagcattcaaatatgtgtgCCTTTGGGGCCTTtcttattccaaccaccacaggcCTATTTTGAGCTCCTTGGACTTTGCATTGAATATAGGATCCATTTGGCAATTTGAGGAGAGTGAATGTTAGGATTATGATAGAAGCACattgagtctgtgtgtctgtttaggaTGTATGGATGT encodes the following:
- the LOC110314772 gene encoding olfactory receptor 2A12-like, with the protein product MIPGQNQSWVTEFILLGFSSDPMTNSILFIVFLLIYLSSVLGNGLIIMLVCLNTQLHTPMYFFLCTLSLLDMGYVTTTMPQMLVHLLAHSQTISFVGCWLQMFVFAALGTSESILFVVMAYDRYVAICYPLRYTIILNWSLCKWLASGTCVCGFLSALLHTFFTMRLPYCGPNKVNHYFCESPSVRSLACMDTHLIEMVDFVLSVFLVVTPISLIVASYIRIAMAILKIKSTQGRCKAFSTCASHLIVVTFFYAPATXIYXRPXSSYSPERDKQISLFYNVFTALLNPVVYSLRNKDIKRAFLKVMGHGRMDW